DNA from Desulfotomaculum sp.:
CGGTACCCTCGTCGAGTTAAGGTGCAAACCGGGTAAGTGTTCTTCCTGCGGAGCGGAAAAAGGAAAGCTGATCAAAGAGGAAGCCGAAAAAAAACCAAAAGCTAAAAAAAAGTAGAGTGTTCCTTTAAAGGGGTTGGACCCATAAATGTTTAAAAAAGTAGTTATCGTTGGAGTGGGACTGATCGGCGGGTCTTTGGGCCTGTCGCTGATCGGCCGCTCACTTGCGTCTACTGTGGTTGGTGTCGGCAGAAACCCTGAAAACCTGCGTTTGGCTGTTGAATGCGGGGCGATCCATAAGGCTGCGGATAACCTGGCGGATGCTGTTGCCGGCGCCGATCTGGTTGTTTTGGCCGCACATGTTGAAGCAGTAGGCGGTTTGCTGAAAGAAATGCTTCCCTGCCTGTCCGAGGGAACTGTAGTTACGGATGTAAGCAGCACCAAGGTTAAAATAGTGCGCTTCGCCTCGGAATTGATGCCGCCGGGGGTATTTTTCGTGGGCGGCCACCCCATGGCCGGATCGGAACAGCAGGGGGTAAAGGGCGCGGACCCGTACCTTTTCGAAAATGCCTATTATATTTTAACCCCTTTGCCGGAAACGCCGCGGTTTGCCTGTGACAGAGTAAAAGATATGGCGGAAGGTGTTGGGGCAAGGGTAATTGAGATGACGCCTGAAGAACATGACCGCGCTGTTGCTGCGGTGAGTCACCTGCCGCACTTTGCCGCGGTTGCTCTTGTCAGGTCTCTGGCCAGCCTTTCCGACAGGGAAAAAATCCTGCCTCTGGCGGCAGGCGGTTTCCGGGATTCTACACGTATTGCCCAAAGCAATACCCCAATGTGGCGTGATATATTTATTTCCAATAAAGATATGCTGCTGAATATGTGCAGGGTTTTCAGACAGCAGCTTGAATTATTGGAAAACGCCGTGGTTGCTGAAGACGGTCCGCGGATTATAGAACTCTTGGAGGAAGCCAGGGAAGTCCGGCGGCAGGTGCCGGCAAAAACAAAGGGTTATTTGCCGGTGCTTT
Protein-coding regions in this window:
- a CDS encoding radical SAM protein, coding for MAVWKCSECGTLVELRCKPGKCSSCGAEKGKLIKEEAEKKPKAKKK
- a CDS encoding prephenate dehydrogenase/arogenate dehydrogenase family protein encodes the protein MFKKVVIVGVGLIGGSLGLSLIGRSLASTVVGVGRNPENLRLAVECGAIHKAADNLADAVAGADLVVLAAHVEAVGGLLKEMLPCLSEGTVVTDVSSTKVKIVRFASELMPPGVFFVGGHPMAGSEQQGVKGADPYLFENAYYILTPLPETPRFACDRVKDMAEGVGARVIEMTPEEHDRAVAAVSHLPHFAAVALVRSLASLSDREKILPLAAGGFRDSTRIAQSNTPMWRDIFISNKDMLLNMCRVFRQQLELLENAVVAEDGPRIIELLEEAREVRRQVPAKTKGYLPVLYQILISVPDRPGVIGDLAVQLGKAGINIADIEILRVREGVGGSVRVAFATEAEQNSAVEELRRKGMQVVKG